GagatttttccaaaaaaaaacacCACCCTGTATACAAAGACGGACCCAGTTGGCGACAATTTGAATCATGAAATGTGATGCGATGCAATATTATAATATCTTCAGTATACACACAGAATTGATATCAAACGGATAACAAGATATTAAGATATCGCAATTTTCCCAAAAAACGACCCGGATACGAAGACTGACCTAGTCGGGTACATTTTGAATCAGGATATGTGATGCGatacaatattgataacatCCGCATTATTAATGCATATATACTTAATACCAAATATTTTATAGTGAAGAATTCATATTAAAcacataacattatttttttttaatatcgcCATTTTCCCAATAAACCCTGTATACTAAGATGGACCCAGTGGGGGACATATTGAAGCAAGACATGGGATGCGATGCAATATTGATTACATATGCATTGTGGATGCATATaaacttataacaaatattttagggtaaagaatttatattaataaacttataatatttcaaataccgCAAGGTTTCCAAAATAAAAACCCGCCCATATAATTAAACGGAGCTAGTGAGGGAcaatcaggaaatgtgatgcgatgcattattatatatatctacaatatacacacacatacatatacagcaTGTGTGTTAGAGTAAAGCATTGATATAAAAAggataataatatataaatataccgcaattatcccataaacgacccctatactaagacggacccagtgggggacaacTTGAATCGggaaatgtgatgcgatgcattattataatatctacattatacacacaaatatacatatacaacatgtgtgttagagtaaagaattgatataaaacggataacaatatattagaataccgcaattatcccataaacgacccctatactaagacggacccagtgggggacaacttgaatcaggaaatgtgatgaGATGCCTTATTATATTATCtacaatatacacacacatagtcatatacaacatgtgtgttagagtaaaaaattgatattaaacggataaatatatattaagatatCATAATTGTCCCAAAAAACGACTCGTATactaagacggacccagtgggggacaacttcagtcaggaaatgtgatgcgatacaatattgataacatCTGCATTATGAATGCATATCaaattgataacaaatattttacagtGAAGAATTCATACTAAtcacatgaaaatatttttaaatgccGCGATCTTTCAAAAAAATACCCTGTATactaagacggacccagtgggggacaagtTGAAGCAAGATATATTATTGATTACATCTGCATTATGGATACATCTATacttaataacaaatatttcatagtaaaGAATTTATATTAAACGGAGAATACTATCAAATACCGCAAggtttccaaaaaaaaaaaaacaaaaaaaaccgcCCCACATAATTGAACGGAGCCAGTGAGGGACAACTTCAATCAGGAAATGTGAAGCCATCCATCATTGATAATGTCTACATTATACACAATTGTATACACAAACAGCATGTGTTTTAGAGTAAAGAATTGATATCAAATAGAGgacaatatattaaaataccCCAACTATCCAAAAAAAACGACCCGTATACTAAGACGGACCCAGAGGGAGACAAATTCAGCCCGGAAATGTCATGCGATGCATATTGATAAAATCTCCATTATTAATGCATATAAACttgataacaaatattttagagAGAAGAATTCATATGAAACACAtgacaatatttttaaataccgcgaattttccaaaaaataccCTGTATACTAAGACAGACCCAGTGGGGGACATGTTGAAGCAAGACATGTGATGCGATGAATAATTGATTACATCTGCATTAtggatacatgtatacttaataacaaatattttagagAAAAGAATTTATATCAAACGGAGAATATTTTCAAATACCGCAAGGTTTCCAAAAACAACCCTGCCCACATAATTGTCACATACCGCCTCGAGACGTTTACATATGTTTAGTTAAGTATTTGGTAAGTATAGTTTGTTAGCACATTTAAATTACGCGCCATTTCTCACGCGTAACTTCATAAATAGGAACTACGCATGCGTGAGGCAGAAAAGGTAAGTTTAGCGTGGCAATACGGCAGACATCTTGATGGATTAGGATTTCTTTGCATTCCATAAAGTCATAAGGAGCGTGAAATGCAGTCACGGTAAGTcaatttatgtttaatttacctgtatatgTCGTGTATATGAACGACCGTGAACGTAAAGGTGTATAAGCTCGTGCATGATGATTTGTTGACAGTATTGAGTTAACAGGTACGCGTATTTTTGAAGtatttaaaaattaacaatCTACCTGGTACCCTACTTTGTTCCATCCGTAATACTTAAAATAAAGCATATTGCGGCTACGCAACCTCTGCATTCCTTTGCGGGGTGATTCACCTGCAATCATATTTAAACGTACTTGTTAGTAACATGACCTTCaaggaaaataaatatatacacatgtcACTTAAGTTAAGTATTTTTAATGTACAAAAAAACTGTTACTCGTCGCTTTATTTGTACTTAAAATACAGTTTTTTTATTGATACAAAAAaggattattacaacattttttgCCGAATTGAAACAACGCTGAATATAGTTACAAAAAAATagtttattgcattttttttcacTTCTAAACCATTATAATTGTACaagttttatgatatttgttgTTTAATAGGTTACTAGAACCATTTTCTAGTCCCACATAAAACAAAGTAGCGATCTAGAACGTGAATCATCCAAAATTCGCGATCATGCCTACTGGACCAGATGTAAACAAATCGGACGTCGCGGACAACGGCTTGCGGAAGAGTAATCGAACGTCAAATACAAGGGGAGCAAAGGAAAAATCTATATCAACTGGAGGATCTTTCACTGCTCCATGGACAGAAGAGCCATGGACTTGTTCAGTTTGCAACAAACTCTACACAGATAAGGATTCTAAACTATTAGAATGTCAACGCTGCGAAGGCCATTTCTGCACTAAATGCTTGGACAAGGGAGACAATGAGTACGCTGTACTCTCAAAGTCGAATGCTATGTGGTTCTGCGCTCCATGCAGAGTCCATATAGAAAAGAATATTAACAATGAAAAAATGATTGAGCAGAAATGCAAGGAAATAATGAACGAGTTTGAAACAAGGATCACGCAAATTGAATCTGAACTCAAGAACAAATGTGATGAAAACAAAGTGAGGGACATTATAAAGGAGGAAATGGCAACTGGAGTAAATAGAGAAACACAGTCTCTATCGACAGAAGCCCCCAAAACCACCACCAACACCCAAGAAGTTCTATCAGAACTAGAAGATAGAAAGAAAAGGGAAAATAACATCATCTGTTTTGGAATTGAAGAACAAACAAGCAATGAGGGAAGCGAAAGAAAAAGAAAGGATGAGAAAACGATACGGGATATCTTGTCAGCTTGTAAACTTAACAAGGAACTGCTTGACAGTATCACTAAAGTGGTACGTCTAGGGAAAATTAAGAAGCCTGAAAGCAATGCCAAAGAAAATGAAGATGCAAAACCAAGGCCAATATTGGTTTCATTTGGATCAATAGAGGATAAAAAGCTCTTCTTTAAAAACATAAGGGAGCTGCAAACAACTAAGGAATACAAATCAGTTAGGATCAGCAACGACCTAACGAAAACTGAAAGAGAAAATGAAGCAAAACTAAGAGACGATGCAAATCGCATGAACACAGAAAAATCTCAGTCGGGGAAATATGTATTTCGAGTAAGGGGCCCACCTTGGGACAGAAAAATTGTCCGGCAAATAAAGAAAGGAACCTAAAATCAGGCAAAAAATACAACACACAAACTCTCAGGACCGATTAAAAGTATTCTATACAAATGCTGATAGTCTACCTAATAAATTTGAGGAATTAAAGCTTAGGCAATTTGGAATCGAAGCCGACATAATAGGAGTTACAGAGATGTATCCAAAAAACTGCAGATATCTACCTAACAGAACAGAATTTCATATCCCAGGGTATGACTTATTTATGAACGAAAATGCATTACATTGTCATAGAGGGGTTGGTATATACACAAAGGAAACACTGAAAGGAGTAGAAGTAAACATAGGAAATACATTCAAGGAAAGCGTATGGGTGAAAATCAATCTTGCTGATAAAAAATTGCTTACTGATAGGATGTCTGTATAAAAGTCCGAATTCGAGTCCTGAAAACGTAGAGGAGCTAAACAAG
The sequence above is drawn from the Argopecten irradians isolate NY unplaced genomic scaffold, Ai_NY scaffold_0700, whole genome shotgun sequence genome and encodes:
- the LOC138313474 gene encoding uncharacterized protein MCAP_0864-like is translated as MPTGPDVNKSDVADNGLRKSNRTSNTRGAKEKSISTGGSFTAPWTEEPWTCSVCNKLYTDKDSKLLECQRCEGHFCTKCLDKGDNEYAVLSKSNAMWFCAPCRVHIEKNINNEKMIEQKCKEIMNEFETRITQIESELKNKCDENKVRDIIKEEMATGVNRETQSLSTEAPKTTTNTQEVLSELEDRKKRENNIICFGIEEQTSNEGSERKRKDEKTIRDILSACKLNKELLDSITKVVRLGKIKKPESNAKENEDAKPRPILVSFGSIEDKKLFFKNIRELQTTKEYKSVRISNDLTKTERENEAKLRDDANRMNTEKSQSGKYVFRVRGPPWDRKIVRQIKKGT